GTGTTGTGGTGGTACTCGCGGGACTCCTCCCACTGCCTCTGGACCCGCGCTTCCTTGACTTCGAAAACGTCCGCGAAGTCCGAGCCCACTGCGAATTCGACCAAACATTCCACGGGTTCCATCGAATGGTTGCGGATAGTGACGTGCTCGACCATTCCCACGCCTACTTCCCGTAAGCGCTCCACGATCAGCGGTGTATCCGCATACCCGTCGGATCGTGTGACGCGGCCGGCGAAGGCTGCCCTGTAGGGCTCTTTTGTCTGGGCGGTCAGAGGCTCCAGCGACTGGCCGTTGATGGTGAGGACCCAATCGGACAGGACCCGGGTGTCCTGGAAAAACATGCCGTGGGGATGATCCGGGTGAATATCGCCGTTAGGCAGGGAGATGCAGAAGGACGTGCCTTCCACCAGGGTGACAGTCCCGGCGCCGAGGGGACCGGCTGCTGTATCCGCGTTCCATCCAGCCACTGTATGGCTCCTCTAAGAACCAAGGACGGCCAGTCCCTGTTCCGGGCTCCCGGCTGTCCTGCTACATCGTCACCTCGACGGTACTCTTGCTGGCCTGCCGGGGCTAGCAGGGCGTCCGCTGAATATTTTCTCCTTCAAGCCTATCGTCGATTGTTGACAATTGCTAGGATGGAAACTGTGCTTTCCAAAGACGGCAGGCACGTTCAAAAGGGCCCAGCCCCAGAAGGAGAATCCATGATCAAGGCCACTGTCATGAGCGACGCAACAACGCAGGACCCGGGGGAGCACATCCCTAAGGCAACCACCAGCACACCGGGCCAGACCGAGGTCTCGTTCCGTTTGTGGGCCCGCGACAACCACAAGACGGGCATCTGGGAGGTCACGCCGGGCGTGTTCAGGAGCACCCGTCCGGGTTACGACGAGATCTGCCAGATCCTCAGTGGCAAGGCGACCATCACGGAAGAAGACGGAACCAGCTTCGACATCGGTCCCGGAACGTTGTTCGTTACTCCGGCAGGATGGACGGGTACCTGGACCATCCACGAGACGCTGCGGAAGATGTGGGTTGTCACGGACGTTCCCACAAGCTAACTCGCAAGGAAGGGCCCGGTTCAACTGAACCGGGCCCTTCCTGTATGAAGACTTTCCTAAGCAGTAATTCCCGTTGCTTCCGGGCTGGAAGTAAGGTCCTCCACGGCCTTTTGCATATGGCGTTTGATGGCCTGCTGGAGTCCATCGCGGTCCCGGGCCTCGAGGAGGTCAAGGAGCTGCTGGTGCTCCTGCACAAGTGCATCAATGCGGGGATATGCCACCTCCAGGCTCAAAATACACATCCTGGATTCGGCAGCAAGAGTCTCATAAATACGTATGAGCCGCGTGTTTCCAGTGCCTGAAACAAAGGCCGTGTGGAATTGCATGTCGAGGCGGGCAATGGCCTGCCAGTCCGAGGCCGCAACCTGCTTGGCCATGTTCCGGATGATGCCCTTGAGCTCTCGGCAGGTATCCGCCACCTGCTCTGCGTCCGAGTCCAAAAGCGTGTTTGCCGCGGCCAACTCCACTGCTTCACGGACAGCGTAGATCTCTTTGACATCCTGCGTGGAAAGCTCCAGCACGAAGACACCGCGGTTGCGCTTGCTCACCAGGATGCCTTCCTGGCAAAGCCGTTGGAGAGCCTCGCGGAGCGGACCCCGCGAAGTGCTCAGCTGGCTGGCCAAGGCAGATTCATTGACCTGCTGGCCAGGTCTGAAGGCCCCTTGGACAATGAGCTCACGTAATTGGTCAGCGATCAGCTGGGCCGTGGGCCGGCCTTCCAATACGAACATTCCCTCCGGTGCCGCCATTGACATCCCCTCATTTCATGCTTCGGCAATTTTGAAACTATTAGACCGCTATTGCGGTGTACTTGTACTCCAGGAATTCTTCGATTCCAATTTTTCCGCCCTCGCGTCCGAGTCCGGATTGCTTGACGCCGCCGAACGGTGCCGCGGGGTTGGAAACCAGGCCGGTGTTCAGGCCGACCATTCCGACTTCCAGTTCCGCGGAGAACCGCAGTGCCTTGTCCATGCTCTCTGTGAACACGTATCCCACCAGGCCCCACTCAGTATCGTTTGCCAGGCGGAGAACTTCGTCCTCACTGTCGAATGCGGTGATCGCTGCCACCGGACCGAAGATTTCAGTGCTCATCAGCGCGGCGTCCGTGGGGACATCCACCAGGACAGTAGGGGTGTAGAAATAGCCGGGGCCATCCGGACGGCTTCCGCCGGTCAGTACGCGTGCTCCCTTGGATACTGCATCTGCAACGAGGCTTTCGACCTTTTCCAAGCCCTTCTGTTCGATGAGGGGCCCGACGTCGGTACCAGCCTTGGCGCCGTTGCCTACCTGCAATTCTGACATCTTCTTGGAGAACTTCTCGCCAAATTCCTCTACGACGGAGCGGTGGACGAAGAAGCGGTTTGCTGCCGTGCAAGCCTCGCCCATGTTGCGCATCTTGGCCTTCATGGCACCGTCCACGGCCTTTTCGATGTCTGCATCGGCCAGCACGATGAACGGGGCGTTGCCGCCGAGCTCCATGGAGGAGCGCATCACGTTGTCCGCCGCCTGCTTCAGCAGAACCTTGCCCACTTCCGTGGAACCAGTGAAGCTGATCTTTCGGGCGATGCCACTGTCAGTCCAGGTCCGAACCACCGAGGAGGCAGTGGAGGTTGTCACAACATTCAGCACACCGTCGGGAAGGCCGGCCTCTTTGAACAGGGCCACCAGAGCCAGCGACGTCAACGGTGTCAGCTCAGCAGGTTTGAACACCATGGTGCAGCCCGCAGCAACGGCCGGGGCGATCTTGCGGGCACCCATGGCGAGCGGGAAGTTCCACGGAGTCACCAGGACAGAGGGGCCAACTGGTTCCTTGGTAATGAGGATGCGGGTGTTTCCATCCACGGAGCTGGCGCTGTCACCACCAATGCGGACTGCTTCTTCCGAGAACCAGCGGAGCATTTCGGCGCCATAGGCTACCTCGCCCCTAGCTTCTGGGAGTGGCTTGCCCATCTCCGCCGTCATGATCGCGGCGAGCCGGTCGGTGTTGGCGATCACCAGGTCAAAAGCGCGTCGAAGGATATCGGCACGCTGACGAGGTGTGGACTTGCTCCACTCCGCCTGTGCGCGACCCGCTGCCTGAATAGCCAAGGCAGCGTCTTCAGGGCCGCCGTCGGCAACGTGGGCAATCACTTCGTTCGTGGCAGGGTTTTCAACGGCGAAGGTGGCACCACTGGCGGCCTTCTGCCACGTTCCGTCAATGAACAGGTCCGTTGGGATGGTGGAGGGATCAAAGGAGGTAGTCATGGTCGCTCTTTCAGTGATCAGGGGGACTAGGAGGTGGCCGTTTTGAGCACCTGCGTGAACTTGGACAGGCCCTGCTGAATTTCATCGCTGCTGACATTCAGGGCGGGGATGAGGCGAATAACGTTGCCGTGCGGACCGCAGGTGAGGAGCAGGAGTTCTTCCTTGATGGCGGCCTGTTGGACGGCGAGGGCAGTTGCTGCGTCCGGGGTGTTGTCGGCGGCGGTGAATTCGACGCCCTGCATCAGGCCGCGGCCACGCACGTTGCCGATTCCTGCGAATTCCGCTTGCAGATTGTCCAGTCCTGCCCGCAGTTCGTCACCGCGGAGCAAGGCGTTCTCCACGAGGTTCTCGCGCCGGATCACACCCAAAGTTGCGACGCCGGCTGCTGCCGCGACTGCGTTTCCGCCATAGGTTCCGCCCTGGGAACCTGGCCAAGCCTTGCCCATCAAGTCGGCGGAGGCGGCGATTGCGGAGATGGGGAAGCCGCTGGCAAGTCCCTTGGCGGTGATCACGACGTCGGGGCTGATTCCTGCCCAGTCGTGTCCCCAGAACTTGCCGGTGCGGCCGACTCCCGCCTGGACCTCGTCCAGGATGAGCACGATGCCGTGCTTGTCGGCGCGCTCACGCAGGCCTTGGAGGAATGCGACAGGGGTGGGGATGTACCCGCCGTCACCCAGAACCGGTTCGATGATGAAACCGGCCGTATCGCTGGGGGCGCTGATGGTCATCAGAAGGTGGTCGAGTTCCTTCAGGGCGAATTCGACGGCGGTGGCTTCGTCCCAGCCGTACCGGTACCAGTGCGGGAACGGGGCAACGTGCACGCCACCCATGATGGGGGAGAACCCCGAGCGGAATTTGGTTCCCGCGGTAGTCAAGGAGGCGGCCGCTACTGTGCGCCCGTGGAACCCACCCTGGAAGGAGATGATGTTGGGCCGTCCGGTGGCCATGCGGGCCAGACGGATGGAGGCCTCTACTGCTTCAGAGCCGGAGGTTGCGTAGAAGACGCTGTCCAAGCCCTGTGGCAGGACGCCACCCAGCAGTTCCGTGAGTTCCAGGAGGGGCTTGTGCATCACGGTGGTGTACTGGGCATGGACAATCTTGCCCACCTGTTCGCGGGCTGCGGCCACCACATCGGGGTGGCAGTGTCCGGTGCTGGTGACGCCGATTCCGGTGGTGAAATCCAGGTACTTCTTGCCGTCTGTGGCGTGGATCCAACTACCGGACGCGTAGTCCACGACCACTGGAGTGGCCTGCTTCAGGATGGGGCTAAGTGTTGCCATGGCTTCATACTTTCTTAGTAACTGTAGATTGTCAACAATACGCGATTCGCGGGTCATTAGCCCGCGAATCGTGTGATGCCTAGTTCTTGAACCTCTGTGGACGGACGAAGTCCAGGCCGTCAAAGCCGCCCTTGCCCAGTGCCTCGCTGGCAGCAATCTGGCCGTAGCCGGAAGCCATCTTGAAGCCGGCTCCGGAGAAACCGGTGGCGGAGTAGATCCGGCCGGACTCAGTGAAGAAGCCCAGAAGGGGCTGCGAATCCGAGGTGAAGAGGTCCGGGAAGGCATCCGAGCGGACGATGCTGGGAACCAAGCCCGGGAAGAATTCGGTAATCGTCTCAGTGGTTTCTGCAATCTCCGCTTTGGTCAGCTCCCTGGGCACTGAGTCTGCAGCCGGGGTTGGTGCCCCGCGGCCATCAAGCGTGGCTTTAACGGTGACGCCGTCCACCGCGGGCGCTCCATACATGGAGCGATCGCCGGAAATCCTGATGAAGATGGGGAACTTCTCCGGCGTGAACTGGGTTGCGTCGCGGGCGACGAACCAGCTCAGGAAAATCCTGCGGGTTTCCGTGTGTGCCTTCAGGTACTCGGGCATGAGCTGCTGGGACCACCCACCGGATGCGATGATCACCCGTTCGAAGGTCCAGGACTGTTCGCCGGAGGTGACGACAACGCCGTCGTTGGTTTCGGTGATGCTGCTGACAGGAGTATTGCTGAGGACGGTTGCCCCGTTTGCCTGTGCCGCTGCAACCGCCGCGGTAACTGCCCGATCCGTGCGAAGTGCGCCGCCGAAGGGATCGTAAACGGCTACGTCATCAGCCCGGAGGTTGTGCTGCGGGTAGCGTTCCGCCATTTCCTCACGAGTGAGGATTTGGTGCCTCGCTCCGTTGATCCGGGTAGTTTCCAGCAGCTTGGGAATGTAGGGTCCATCAACTGTGCCGATGGAGAGTCCGCCACACCGGGTGAGGATATCCTGTCCCGTTTCTGCTTCGAGCTCGGCCCAGAGATCCCGTGAGCGCTCCAGGATGGGGTAGTAGTCCGGCCTTCCCCTGTAAAGCATCCGGAACAGGCGGGTGTCACCACCTACCGCACTTCGGCCATGCCCGGGGGCGTGTGCTTCGATGCCGACCACGGAATCGGACAACCGTGAGGCCTGCCAGAGTGCCATGCTTCCGATGCTGCCCAGGCCGATGACGGCGAGTTTTCCATCCATCGCTTAGAGCACCTGCTTCAGGAAGGCCTGGGTGCGTGCTTCTTTGGGGTTCTTCAGGATTTCCCGGGCGTCGCCGCGTTCCACCACGTAGCCCTCGTCCATGAAGATCAGGGAATCGGCCACTTCGCGGGCAAAGCCCATCTCGTGGGTGACTACCACCATGGTCATGCCCCTTTTGGCGAGGTCCTGCATGACAGCCAGGACTTCCCCTACCTTTTCGGGGTCAAGGGCACTGGTGGGTTCGTCGAACAGGATGATTTCCGGATCCATGGCCAAAGACCGGGCGATGGCCACGCGTTGCTGCTGCCCGCCGGAAAGTTCGGCCGGGTAGCGGTCGCCGAAAGCGCCGAGGCCCACGCTCGTCAGCAGTTCCTGGGCGCGCTTGGAGGATTCCTTCTTGTCGGCACCTTTGACGAGCACGGGGCCTGACATGACGTTCTCGCGGGCGGTCATGTTCGGGAACAGGTTGAACTGCTGGAAGACCATGCCTACCCGTGTACGTTGCTGGGCAAGCTTCTTGGGGGGCAGCGCGTGGTAAGCGTTGTCGGTCTCGTAGTAGCCGAAATCATCGCCGTTGACTTTCAGGATTCCGGAGTCCACGGTCTCCAGGCCGTTGATGCAGCGCAACAGGGTGGACTTGCCGGAACCGCTGGGTCCGATAATGCAGCAGATTTCACCGCTGGCAATATCGAGGTCGATATCGTGGAGAACGGTCTTGTGCCCAAAGGACTTACGAATTCGGCGGGCTTGGATCGTGCCGTCGTTGCTCATCGTGCGATTCCTTCCGGCGCTGTCAGTTGGACTTTCCTGGCCTTGCGGGGAACCCGGGCGGAGGTATGGGAGTATTTCTGTTCGAGCTTGGACTGCGGGTAGCTCAGCACCAACGTCATTACCAGGTACCAGAGGCTCGCGACGATCAGCAGCGGGATGGTCTCGTAGGTGCGTGCGTAGATGAGCTGGGCGCTCTGGAGAAGTTCCGCAACACCCAGGACGCTGACCAAGGATGTTTCCTTGAACATTCCGATGACCTGGTTGCCGGTAGCCGGAATGATCGAGGGCATGGCCTGGGGAATGATGATCTTGCGCATCTTCGTAGCGGCGCTCATTCCCAGGGAGTCCGCGGCTTCGATTTGTCCCTTGCCCACCGAGGAGAACCCGCCGCGGATGATTTCTGCCATGTATGCGGCTTCGTTCAACGTCAGGCCAACCAAGGCTGCGGTGATCGGGCCCATGAGTGCATTCGTGTCGATCGCGGTACCGATGTCGGTAAACGGGATCCCGATGGTCAGGTTCGGGTACAAGGCCGAAATGTTGAACCAGAAGATCAGCTGGACCAGCACCGGGGTACCGCGGAACAGGGTGATGAAAACGCCCGCTGTGGCCGCGATCGGTTTGACTTTCGAGGACCTCATGATGGCAATGACCAGGCCGAGGAGGGTGCCCAAGGCCATGCTGGCGACCGTAAGGAAGATGGTGAGCATCAGCCCGCGGAGGATCGATTCGTGGGTGAAGTACTTGGCCACGACGTCCCACTTGAAATTGGGGTTGGTGGAGACCGAGAAGAGGATGCCCGCGCCAAGCAGGATGGAAACCACCCAAGCGACGTATTCAAAAGTACTTCTGCGACGAAGACGGGGCTTGAGTGCCGGATCGATTCCGTTCATTGTCGGTTTGCTTCCGTTACTGATGGTTTGCACCATGGGAGCACCTCTCCTAGTTGAGTTTTGCGTCCGTGATGGCACCGGACTCGAGGCCCCAGTTGGCGAGGGACTTCTTGTATTCCGGGCTGTTCAGGACCGACTGGATGGCGGCCTGGAGGGCGGGAGTCAGGGCAGATCCCTTTTTGACGCCGATAGCGGTGAGGTCGCTGGAGCCAACGTTAACCTGCGGTGTCAGGATCGTGAAGGCTTTCGGCTGCTGCTTCTCGGCCCAGGCGAGGGAGGTTGTGTCGTAGAAGATACCGTCGATGCGCTTGGACGCCAGCTGGGTCAGGGCTTCCTGGACGTTGGGCAGCGTCACGGCGTTGATCGCTGGCTGTCCCTTGGAGGTGCAGGTCTGCTCGTTAAGGGCCGGGAGCCGCTTGAGCTGGCCGGTAGAGCCCTGGGTGACGGCGATGTTCTTACCGCACAGCGTCTCGTTGGTGAGTTTCAGCGGGTTACCCGCGGCCACGGCCACCGAGTTGCCGGCCTTGAAGTAGTCGATCATGTCCAGGACCTTCAACCGCTCATCGGTCTTTGACATGGTCGTGGCGGTGAAGTCGTAGCGGCCACCGTCAAGACCAGGGACGATCGTGTCGAACTTCGTGTCCTGGAACTTCAGCTTCAGGCCGAGCTTCTTGGCCACCAGGCGGGCGATGTCCGGGTTCAGGCCGATCGCCGTCGAGTTGTCCTCGGCAAGGAACGTCGTCGGCGGGTAGTGCAGGTCCATCGCGACCGTCAGCTCGCCCTTGTCCTTATAAGATGCCGGCAGGAGGCTCACGGCCTTTTCGTCGGGCTGGACGCCCTCGGAGATGTCAGTGGTGTTTGAAGTCTTGCTGTCTGGCGTATCGCTGCTGTTGGCTGTTCCGCCGCAGGCGCTCAGTGCGAGTAGTACGGCAAGTCCTGCAGCTGCAGTCTGGGCCTTGGTTCGAATCTTCATGGTGCTTCCCTTCGAGGGAGTTGGTCACGGGGGAGGGAGAAGTTCTAGGTTGTAATGTGATCCGGATCTCTCCGTCATCTACTGCAATGCAACCCCCTCAACAGTAGATTGTCAACAATTGACAGAAACTTTTTTCAGTTAGGTCCTTGGTTGAGAATCGTTCTAAATACCGCCTAGAAACTGTTGACAATTTACAATTTGCCCCCCTAGAGTCGAATCACAAGCCTCCCCTTCCATCTCCCTAAAAGAACGGAAACCCCATGGCAGAGACCAACTTCCGGCCGAAGTACATCTCCTTCGATGTCTACGGCACGCTGATCAACTTCGACATCGATCCCACAACCCGGCGGCTGCTTGATGGACGTATCTCCGAAGAGCAGTGGCCTACGTTCAAGAAGCAGTTCCGTGGCTACCGCTTCGACGAGGTCCTGGGCGACTACAAGCCGTATGAGGCGATCCTTCAGGATTCCTTTGACCGCGTGTGCAAGCGCTGGGGCATTGGGCCCACCGAAGGTGCCGGCGCAGCGTTCGCTGAGGCTGTCCGCGGCTGGGTTGCCCACGAGGACGTGCCGGCCCCGCTGAAGCTCATGGGCGATAACTACCAGCTTGTGGCTCTGTCCAACGCCGACACCAGCTTCCTGGACATCAGTATTCCCAAGCTCGGTGCAGAGTGGCACGCCGTGTTCACCGCTGAGCAGGCCCAGGCCTACAAGCCGCGCTACCAGGCTTTTGAGTACATGCTCGATACCCTGAACGCCAAGCCGGAGGACTTCCTGCACGTCTCCTCGCACACCCGGTACGACATGCACCCGATGCACGACATGGGCTTCCGCAACCTCTGGATGCTGGACCGCGGCTATGACCCCATTGGCCAGGGCTACGACCTCAACACTGTTACGTCCTTGGACGAGCTCAACAAGCACCTCGGTCTCTAAACAGACTTCCAGGCGAAAGGTCATACCGTGAAACTTGTTCCCTACTGGCTCGATACTGCAGAGCCTTCCGGCGATTACCGTCGCACTCCGGTCCCGGAAAACGTTGATGTTGCGATTATCGGTGCCGGTTTTACCGGGCTGTCAGCAGCCCTTGAATTCGCCAAGCAGGGCGCCAGCGTGGCCGTTTTCGAACGCCACACCGTTGGCTGGGGTGCTTCGGGCCGTAACGGGGGAATGGCTACGACCGGTTTGGCCATTGGCTTCAGCACGGCAGTCAAGCGCTACGGGGCTCCGCGTGCGGTTGAGATGTTCCGCGAATACAACGACGCGATCGAAACCATCGAGAAACTGGTGCACGACAACGGCATCGACTGCGACTTCAAGCGCTTCGGCAAGCTCTCCCTAGCGTTCCACAAGTCCCACTACGACGGCTTCCTGAAGTCCCAGGAACTGCTCGCCAACCTGGTCGACCACCACGTAAAGGTCATCCCCAAGTCCGAGATCCACAGCGAAATCGGCACGGACTTCTACCAGGGTGCCATGATGGATCCGCTGGGTGCCGGGCTCCACGTAGGGAAGTTCGTGCACGGCCTGGCGAAGGTGGCAATCGACAACGGCGCGGCCATCTGCGAGAACGCATCCGTCACCGAACTGAACAAGGTCTCCGGGACAGTGCACGATGTGCACACCACCCGTGGAATTACCCGGGCCAAGCAGGTCCTGGTCGCCACCAGCGGCTACACCGGCAACGTCACCCCGTGGCTGCAGCGTCGCGTGATCCCGGTGGGCAGCTTCATCATCTGCACGGAGCCTCTATCTGAAGAGGTAGTGAACCGTATCCTGCCCAACAGGCGCCAGGCCTCTGACAGCAAGATGCTGACCTACTACTTCCGGATCACGCCGGACAACAGGCTGCTGTTTGGTGGTAGGGCCCGATTCGCTTTGTCCAGCCCGGACTCGGACGTCAAGAGCGCCGAAATCCTGCACAAGGCCATGACTGAGCTCTTCCCGTACCTCTCCAAGGCCAAGGTGGACTACATCTGGGGTGGCCTGGTGGATCTCTCCATGGACCAGATGGTCCATGCCGGCCAGCATGACGGCCTCTTCTACTCCCTCTGCTACAGCGGCCATGGTGTTCAGATGGCGGCCCACATGGGTAAGCGGATGGCCCACTACATGGCTGGCGACAAGTCGGCAAATGTGTGGGAAGACCTGAAGAACCCGCCGGTGCCCGGCCACTTCGGCCCGCCATGGTTCCTGCCGTTCATTGGCGGAGCCGCGAAGATCATCGACCGTATCAAGTAGACATTCCGCTAGCCAGGCAAGGTAAAGGTTCCCATGAGTTCATCAACAACCGTCACTGGAGCGCGCCCAAAAACAGCTGAGGAAACGGCCTACAGGCGGGCAAGCGTTGCGGCGCTTCCCGGTGGTGCGTTCCTCGAAGGCCTGTGGGAGACCGCTGACAGGATCCTGGAAGTCCGGGACCCTGAAGACGGCCTGCTGCTGGGCACTGTGTGTTCTTCAACCCCGCAGGATGTCCGTCGGGCGGTTGCCCATATTCACCGCCACCTCCTGGATGATGAATGGCCTCTGCGGGAACGCCGAGAGGCCTTGGAAAGGGCCGCGGTGCTCGTGGCTGAGCAGTCGGTCCGCTTCTCGGAGATTATTGCCGCGGAGAGCAGCAAGACCATCAACGAGGCCGAGCGTGAAGTGCGCCGGTGCATCGAGACGTTGCGGCTTTCGGCGGCAGCGTCGAGTGAACTCGTGGGGGAGACTCTCGGCTTTGAGGACAGCATGGCCGGAGCCAACAAGATCGGCTGGTACAGCCGGAAACCCGTTGGCATCATCGCCGCCATCACGCCCTTCAACGATCCGCTGAACCTCGTGGCACACAAGCTGGGCCCGGCGCTGATCGGAGGCAACGGCGTCGTGCTTAAACCCTCAGGCCGCACACCGCTGACCGGGCTGGCTTTTGTCCAGCTGTTGCTTGAGGCCGGTGTTCCGACTGGTCGCATTGCCGCGATCGTGTCCGGACCGGGGGTGTCCGAAGCGATCGTGACCGACCCCCAGGTGGACCTCATCTCCTTCACCGGCGGGCCAGCGACGGCGGACCGGATTGCTGCCGCTGCTGGCGCCAAGAAGATCCTTTCGGAGCTGGGCGGCAACAACGCTACGATCGTCTGCGCCGACGCCGAACCGGCAACCGCTGCTGAGGCGATCGTCGCCGGGGCGTTCGGTGTGGCCGGCCAGAATTGCCTGTCCGTCCAGCGCGTTTACGTCCACATTTCGCTGTTCGACGAAGTCGTTGAAAAGGTACTCACGGGGACCCGCGCGATCCGCGTCGGAGCAAAGATGGACCGCAGCACCGACGTCGGTCCGCTCATCACCGAAGCGGAGGCCCGCCGGGTGGAGGCCTGGGTGGAGGAAGCCAAAGCGGCGGGCGCCACCGTTCGTGTGGGCGGTCAGCGCCACGGCGCCTTCTACCAACCAACCGTGCTCACCGATGTGCCGGCAGACGCCCGCGTCATCGTTGAAGAAGTGTTTGGCCCCGTGGTCAGCATCATGCCCTTCATCCAGATCTCTGACGCCATCCACGCGGCGAATGCCTCCGAATACGGGCTCCAGGCCGGTGTCTTCACCGAATCCATTGACCTGGCCCTGACGATCGCGGACAAGCTGCACGTGGGGGCTGTGGTCATCAACGAGACCAGCGATGTCCGGATCGACTCCATGCCCTTTGGCGGGTTCAAGAAGTCCGGCGTGGGCCGTGAAGGCGTCAAGCACGCCGTCCGCGAAATGACCGAGCCCAAGAGCACCATTATCAAACTGGCGGAGCCCGCCACCCGCTGGCAGCAGCTGACGGGCACCTCAGAACGGAACGCATCATGACTACCCACAAAATCGCGGTCATCGCCGGCGACGGTATCGGCAAGGAAGTGGTCCCCGCGGCCATCGAAACCCTGGAACGAATCGCTGAAATCCACTCCATCAACCTGAAGTTCACGCACTTCGACTGGGGATCTGACTACTACGCCCAGCACGGACGCATGATGCCGGTGGACGGCCTGGAGCAGCTGGCGCAGCATGACGCCATTTTCCTGGGTGCCGTGGGCTCCCCGGAGGTGTCCGATGCTGAATCGCTGTGGGGGTTGTTGATTCCCATCCGCCGCGAATTCCAGCAGTACATCAACCTGCGTCCGGTAAAAACGCTCGACGGCGTGAAGTCGCCGCTGGCGAACAAGGAACCGATCGATATCCTCATCGTGCGTGAAAACAACGAAGGGGAATACTCGGAGGTCGGCGGACGCATGTACCGCGGGCTGCCCCACGAAACCGCGGTCCAGGAAACCATCTTCACCCGCCTGGGAGTATCACGGGCCGCGCACTACGCCGCCTCGCTCGCGTCCTCCCGCAGGGGCCACCTCACCTCGGCCACCAAGAGCAACGGCATCATCCACACCATGCCTTTCTGGGACGAGGTCGTGGAAGAAACCACCCG
This genomic stretch from Micrococcaceae bacterium Sec5.1 harbors:
- a CDS encoding cupin domain-containing protein, translating into MIKATVMSDATTQDPGEHIPKATTSTPGQTEVSFRLWARDNHKTGIWEVTPGVFRSTRPGYDEICQILSGKATITEEDGTSFDIGPGTLFVTPAGWTGTWTIHETLRKMWVVTDVPTS
- a CDS encoding GntR family transcriptional regulator — protein: MAAPEGMFVLEGRPTAQLIADQLRELIVQGAFRPGQQVNESALASQLSTSRGPLREALQRLCQEGILVSKRNRGVFVLELSTQDVKEIYAVREAVELAAANTLLDSDAEQVADTCRELKGIIRNMAKQVAASDWQAIARLDMQFHTAFVSGTGNTRLIRIYETLAAESRMCILSLEVAYPRIDALVQEHQQLLDLLEARDRDGLQQAIKRHMQKAVEDLTSSPEATGITA
- a CDS encoding NAD-dependent succinate-semialdehyde dehydrogenase produces the protein MTTSFDPSTIPTDLFIDGTWQKAASGATFAVENPATNEVIAHVADGGPEDAALAIQAAGRAQAEWSKSTPRQRADILRRAFDLVIANTDRLAAIMTAEMGKPLPEARGEVAYGAEMLRWFSEEAVRIGGDSASSVDGNTRILITKEPVGPSVLVTPWNFPLAMGARKIAPAVAAGCTMVFKPAELTPLTSLALVALFKEAGLPDGVLNVVTTSTASSVVRTWTDSGIARKISFTGSTEVGKVLLKQAADNVMRSSMELGGNAPFIVLADADIEKAVDGAMKAKMRNMGEACTAANRFFVHRSVVEEFGEKFSKKMSELQVGNGAKAGTDVGPLIEQKGLEKVESLVADAVSKGARVLTGGSRPDGPGYFYTPTVLVDVPTDAALMSTEIFGPVAAITAFDSEDEVLRLANDTEWGLVGYVFTESMDKALRFSAELEVGMVGLNTGLVSNPAAPFGGVKQSGLGREGGKIGIEEFLEYKYTAIAV
- a CDS encoding aspartate aminotransferase family protein, with protein sequence MATLSPILKQATPVVVDYASGSWIHATDGKKYLDFTTGIGVTSTGHCHPDVVAAAREQVGKIVHAQYTTVMHKPLLELTELLGGVLPQGLDSVFYATSGSEAVEASIRLARMATGRPNIISFQGGFHGRTVAAASLTTAGTKFRSGFSPIMGGVHVAPFPHWYRYGWDEATAVEFALKELDHLLMTISAPSDTAGFIIEPVLGDGGYIPTPVAFLQGLRERADKHGIVLILDEVQAGVGRTGKFWGHDWAGISPDVVITAKGLASGFPISAIAASADLMGKAWPGSQGGTYGGNAVAAAAGVATLGVIRRENLVENALLRGDELRAGLDNLQAEFAGIGNVRGRGLMQGVEFTAADNTPDAATALAVQQAAIKEELLLLTCGPHGNVIRLIPALNVSSDEIQQGLSKFTQVLKTATS
- a CDS encoding FAD-dependent oxidoreductase, with amino-acid sequence MDGKLAVIGLGSIGSMALWQASRLSDSVVGIEAHAPGHGRSAVGGDTRLFRMLYRGRPDYYPILERSRDLWAELEAETGQDILTRCGGLSIGTVDGPYIPKLLETTRINGARHQILTREEMAERYPQHNLRADDVAVYDPFGGALRTDRAVTAAVAAAQANGATVLSNTPVSSITETNDGVVVTSGEQSWTFERVIIASGGWSQQLMPEYLKAHTETRRIFLSWFVARDATQFTPEKFPIFIRISGDRSMYGAPAVDGVTVKATLDGRGAPTPAADSVPRELTKAEIAETTETITEFFPGLVPSIVRSDAFPDLFTSDSQPLLGFFTESGRIYSATGFSGAGFKMASGYGQIAASEALGKGGFDGLDFVRPQRFKN
- a CDS encoding amino acid ABC transporter ATP-binding protein, whose protein sequence is MSNDGTIQARRIRKSFGHKTVLHDIDLDIASGEICCIIGPSGSGKSTLLRCINGLETVDSGILKVNGDDFGYYETDNAYHALPPKKLAQQRTRVGMVFQQFNLFPNMTARENVMSGPVLVKGADKKESSKRAQELLTSVGLGAFGDRYPAELSGGQQQRVAIARSLAMDPEIILFDEPTSALDPEKVGEVLAVMQDLAKRGMTMVVVTHEMGFAREVADSLIFMDEGYVVERGDAREILKNPKEARTQAFLKQVL
- a CDS encoding amino acid ABC transporter permease, with amino-acid sequence MVQTISNGSKPTMNGIDPALKPRLRRRSTFEYVAWVVSILLGAGILFSVSTNPNFKWDVVAKYFTHESILRGLMLTIFLTVASMALGTLLGLVIAIMRSSKVKPIAATAGVFITLFRGTPVLVQLIFWFNISALYPNLTIGIPFTDIGTAIDTNALMGPITAALVGLTLNEAAYMAEIIRGGFSSVGKGQIEAADSLGMSAATKMRKIIIPQAMPSIIPATGNQVIGMFKETSLVSVLGVAELLQSAQLIYARTYETIPLLIVASLWYLVMTLVLSYPQSKLEQKYSHTSARVPRKARKVQLTAPEGIAR
- a CDS encoding ABC transporter substrate-binding protein; this encodes MKIRTKAQTAAAGLAVLLALSACGGTANSSDTPDSKTSNTTDISEGVQPDEKAVSLLPASYKDKGELTVAMDLHYPPTTFLAEDNSTAIGLNPDIARLVAKKLGLKLKFQDTKFDTIVPGLDGGRYDFTATTMSKTDERLKVLDMIDYFKAGNSVAVAAGNPLKLTNETLCGKNIAVTQGSTGQLKRLPALNEQTCTSKGQPAINAVTLPNVQEALTQLASKRIDGIFYDTTSLAWAEKQQPKAFTILTPQVNVGSSDLTAIGVKKGSALTPALQAAIQSVLNSPEYKKSLANWGLESGAITDAKLN